The following coding sequences are from one Leptospira mayottensis 200901116 window:
- a CDS encoding aldo/keto reductase: MGIEEKDYVTLPETDLKVSRLSIGTWLFGGLRWGYVDNLESEKTFLSALDLGINFIDTADAYGKGQSEEFVSRLTKGRKESLVIGTKAGVVWNLDGTRKIDLSKRHLIEAAERSLQRLKLDKIDLYYLHEPDVNTDIEETIEALQLLKAQGKIRYIGLSNFPKETVAQFNSMMQVACLQDELSLIHREAKLTNLKFAKENNLGFLAYSPLSKGLLTGKFKFDSQFSSDDNRSGNEDFSGESLKRNVEKVAMLSEFAKRLGHTASAVSIAWVLGIDSVTSVVLGARTQEQLEAQMKSLEVVFELDTYQQVEQIFS; the protein is encoded by the coding sequence TTGGGGATTGAGGAGAAGGATTATGTCACTCTCCCTGAAACTGATCTTAAAGTTTCTCGATTGAGCATCGGAACTTGGTTATTTGGAGGACTTCGATGGGGTTATGTAGACAATTTAGAAAGTGAGAAAACTTTTTTATCCGCCCTCGATCTTGGAATTAATTTTATCGATACAGCTGATGCCTATGGAAAGGGGCAGTCAGAGGAATTTGTCTCTCGATTGACGAAAGGCAGAAAAGAAAGTTTAGTAATTGGTACAAAGGCAGGGGTCGTTTGGAATCTGGATGGCACAAGAAAGATCGATTTATCTAAAAGACATCTTATCGAAGCGGCGGAAAGAAGTTTGCAAAGGCTTAAATTAGACAAGATTGATTTATATTATTTGCATGAACCAGATGTAAATACAGATATAGAAGAAACGATAGAAGCGTTGCAGCTATTAAAAGCTCAAGGTAAAATTCGTTATATTGGCCTTTCTAATTTTCCAAAAGAAACCGTTGCTCAGTTTAATTCGATGATGCAAGTTGCCTGCTTGCAGGACGAGCTGAGTTTAATTCACAGAGAAGCCAAGTTGACGAATCTGAAATTCGCAAAAGAAAATAATTTAGGATTTTTGGCTTATAGTCCTTTGTCAAAAGGACTTCTTACGGGAAAGTTTAAATTTGATAGTCAATTTTCTTCTGATGACAATCGCTCTGGGAATGAAGATTTTTCAGGTGAAAGTTTGAAGAGAAACGTTGAGAAAGTAGCTATGCTTTCTGAATTTGCAAAAAGACTAGGGCATACTGCATCGGCTGTTTCTATCGCTTGGGTTTTAGGTATAGATTCAGTAACGTCAGTTGTCTTAGGCGCCAGAACGCAAGAACAATTGGAAGCGCAGATGAAGAGTCTTGAAGTTGTTTTTGAGTTAGATACATATCAGCAAGTAGAACAGATTTTTAGTTAA
- a CDS encoding WbqC family protein, whose amino-acid sequence MIGVILQPNYIPWRGYFELIGKADVFVFLDDVQYTTRDWRNRNQIKTQTGLQWLTIPVFQTSKFGQLIHEVEIDNSSKWYEKHLNAITRNYSKTLFLKKFDELLEILYSGKLSNLSDLDILSIEWIARYLELNTKFIRASQIANEGTRQEKLISICKEVGITTYISGPSAKSYIVPENFEKDGISLLYQEYDYPNYPQLYGDFVGNVSILDLLFNCGFESRKYIFKE is encoded by the coding sequence ATGATCGGTGTTATACTCCAACCAAATTATATCCCTTGGAGAGGTTATTTTGAGTTGATCGGTAAAGCAGACGTTTTCGTATTTTTAGACGACGTTCAATATACAACCAGAGATTGGAGAAATCGGAATCAAATAAAAACACAAACGGGCCTTCAGTGGTTGACAATTCCAGTATTTCAAACGAGCAAATTCGGACAACTGATTCACGAGGTAGAAATCGATAACTCTTCGAAATGGTATGAAAAACATCTAAATGCAATTACACGCAATTATTCAAAGACACTTTTTTTAAAAAAATTTGATGAGCTATTGGAAATACTTTATTCAGGGAAGTTAAGTAATCTTTCTGACTTAGATATTCTATCTATTGAGTGGATTGCAAGATATTTGGAGCTAAATACAAAATTTATTCGTGCTTCACAAATTGCTAATGAAGGAACTCGACAAGAAAAATTGATCAGTATTTGTAAAGAAGTAGGAATTACGACTTATATTTCTGGACCTAGTGCCAAAAGCTATATCGTTCCTGAAAATTTTGAAAAGGATGGAATTTCTTTACTCTACCAGGAATATGATTATCCGAATTATCCTCAGTTATATGGTGATTTTGTCGGTAATGTTAGTATATTAGATCTTTTATTTAACTGCGGTTTTGAAAGCCGTAAATATATATTTAAGGAATAA
- a CDS encoding SDR family oxidoreductase — translation MILKNFSDEFQDKLVLITGGSGQIGSELVESYLSVSARVICLDPEQPSVDYKSNRFEWIQADITNRKEIKEIFLSLVNQNKIPDILINCAGISVFTPFEDRTDEEFNEVVHVNLNGTFLLSQYTFRLWKEKGKKGIILNFGSIYGVSIADMRIYGDSGRNSPEVYAMTKAGIIHFTKYLAKYAAPYGIRVNCISPGGIFANQSSDFIQNYIYKTPLGRMGNPSDLVGGVFFLTSSLSEYVTGQNLLVDGGFTIGD, via the coding sequence ATGATTTTGAAAAATTTCTCTGATGAATTTCAAGATAAACTTGTTTTAATTACGGGTGGAAGTGGGCAGATAGGGTCAGAACTGGTAGAGTCATATTTGAGCGTATCTGCTCGTGTTATCTGCTTAGATCCAGAACAGCCTTCAGTAGATTATAAATCAAATCGGTTCGAATGGATTCAAGCAGACATAACGAATCGTAAAGAAATAAAAGAGATTTTTTTATCCTTAGTAAATCAAAATAAAATTCCGGACATCTTAATCAATTGTGCCGGGATCTCTGTATTTACCCCTTTTGAGGATAGAACGGACGAAGAATTTAACGAAGTCGTGCATGTAAATTTGAACGGGACTTTTTTACTCTCTCAATATACTTTCCGTCTTTGGAAAGAAAAAGGGAAGAAAGGAATCATTTTGAACTTCGGATCTATCTATGGTGTTTCGATTGCAGATATGAGAATCTATGGAGACTCCGGAAGAAATAGTCCTGAAGTGTATGCAATGACAAAAGCTGGGATCATACATTTTACGAAATACTTGGCAAAATATGCTGCTCCTTATGGGATCAGAGTCAATTGCATCAGCCCTGGGGGAATTTTTGCAAATCAGAGTTCTGATTTTATTCAAAATTATATATATAAAACACCTCTTGGTAGAATGGGCAATCCGTCTGATCTCGTAGGTGGTGTTTTCTTTTTAACTTCTTCTTTATCGGAATATGTAACAGGACAGAACCTTCTCGTCGATGGGGGATTTACAATTGGGGATTGA
- a CDS encoding N-acetylneuraminate synthase family protein → MSQEITLGNIKIGGSNPIFIIAEAGLNHGGDLNLALRMIDEAADAKANAIKFQAYNSEERFGENKEAVNLVKPAEFGKKEFLLLKERSQKRNILFFATPFDVPNLNMLKEIGVEILKIASCDICNITLLEAAADSGLIVILSRGTASASEIETAVSIFKKKKSPFILLHCVSSYPMNEVDANLSAIQTLKSKYEFPIGYSDHSKGIEVPLLAVASGAEIIEKHYTVDRTLQGIDWEISAEPKELAKLVTEAERIRKILGHGKLEPQTSEQEEIEYRDSLRRK, encoded by the coding sequence ATGAGTCAAGAAATTACTTTAGGAAATATTAAAATAGGCGGTAGTAACCCTATTTTTATTATAGCGGAAGCTGGTTTGAATCATGGCGGAGATTTAAATCTTGCCTTACGAATGATTGATGAGGCGGCAGATGCAAAGGCCAATGCGATCAAATTTCAAGCTTACAACAGCGAGGAACGATTTGGTGAAAATAAAGAAGCTGTAAATTTGGTCAAGCCGGCTGAATTTGGAAAAAAAGAATTTTTATTATTAAAAGAAAGATCTCAAAAGAGAAATATACTTTTTTTTGCTACGCCATTTGATGTTCCAAATTTAAATATGCTCAAAGAAATCGGGGTTGAAATTTTAAAGATTGCTTCTTGCGATATTTGTAATATAACATTACTAGAAGCTGCTGCCGATTCAGGTTTGATTGTGATCCTTTCTCGTGGAACTGCGTCTGCTTCTGAAATAGAGACAGCAGTATCTATTTTTAAGAAAAAGAAATCTCCTTTTATTCTATTGCATTGTGTATCCTCTTACCCAATGAATGAAGTAGATGCAAATTTATCCGCTATTCAGACTTTAAAATCTAAATACGAATTTCCGATTGGATACTCGGATCATAGTAAGGGAATTGAAGTACCTTTGCTTGCAGTTGCAAGTGGTGCAGAGATTATTGAAAAACATTATACTGTAGATCGAACTCTACAGGGAATTGATTGGGAAATCTCTGCAGAGCCTAAGGAACTTGCTAAATTAGTGACAGAGGCAGAGCGTATTCGTAAAATTCTTGGGCATGGAAAGTTAGAACCCCAAACTTCTGAGCAAGAAGAAATAGAATATAGAGATAGTCTTAGAAGAAAGTAA